One segment of Halorussus sp. MSC15.2 DNA contains the following:
- a CDS encoding carboxypeptidase-like regulatory domain-containing protein has product MTGDHSDLQCPDCNSPLASLPRLASQYDDHRHELIYASRCPNGGCSTDQVDPADVRSQLETASSDGPGPLAILSQSVATLRQSLRFNFTPDREIDRSRVLMVAITGVLLTGVFLAVIGLLPLPLGSSSSATASAYANLTKVSDPTLDTYNETGNWTIYEYNGRFVVTGQLNGTVVYLNPDGNVTQRPYFYDLRPDARKAILAWNSKHGENPTKYPEPDPPLSSELNTTQTANWSIFKHNESYVVGGKINGSVVYLSPNGTYHTDPFFYENKTTAKDAIIIWEVHQDQFPEILPSVEPVTTDEVRSDLDDWKSNESSGSSGVDSPDWNWDHDNDSVDKTDPSEKQTTYSVRGTVTNSEGDAVEGATVHLHSNLRTTTTGPNGSYTFQNVTPGNHTLYVDPPANTSLAATEPVNLTMTESGDLRVHGSPDHVSFFAATDGTVSGNSLHLRTRPEQPISVRGKGSAMQTVLQFAQPLNADNTTVSLTGLYTESQQTRTVEGTEANTTISITGNQQPSDPTLFLSGRTNSRQFSATGTYTGTDPTVTFHGNQQPANVSVRLSGSSSGSSERDQFQTNHSSAGDSVYESVSVGGNLRPTNQQATISAKRWFAPETGKYRSNILCERTYDDWIGSYTYNQEEEEKRKNVWTADSDGTYRITVDYKFEAYVGYCGFYTFRGNTRGKITANGVKYWRYTWNSTERDCEAMVAGQRPVHERLPVSEFHREKPYCDGSPSEWDRLHLDSSTHTSKPVESP; this is encoded by the coding sequence ATGACCGGTGACCATTCAGACCTCCAGTGCCCGGACTGCAACAGTCCACTCGCATCACTCCCCCGGCTTGCCAGCCAGTACGACGACCACCGCCACGAACTCATCTACGCAAGCCGGTGTCCCAACGGCGGCTGTTCCACCGACCAAGTTGACCCTGCAGATGTCCGCTCCCAACTTGAAACCGCCAGCAGCGACGGTCCCGGACCACTGGCGATACTCTCACAGAGCGTTGCGACACTCCGCCAATCACTCAGGTTCAATTTCACCCCCGATAGAGAAATTGACCGCTCACGGGTCCTGATGGTGGCCATCACCGGAGTGTTGCTTACAGGTGTTTTCCTCGCAGTCATCGGCCTTCTCCCTCTCCCGCTTGGCAGCAGCTCTTCGGCAACGGCGAGTGCGTACGCGAATCTCACGAAGGTCTCTGACCCCACGCTCGATACGTACAACGAGACGGGAAACTGGACAATCTACGAGTACAACGGCCGATTCGTCGTTACGGGACAACTCAACGGCACCGTCGTCTACTTGAACCCCGATGGGAATGTGACACAGAGACCGTATTTTTACGACCTACGGCCGGATGCTCGCAAAGCGATTCTCGCATGGAACTCGAAACACGGTGAGAATCCAACGAAGTATCCAGAACCGGACCCACCACTCTCAAGTGAGCTAAACACTACACAGACGGCCAACTGGTCGATATTCAAGCACAACGAGAGCTATGTTGTCGGAGGCAAAATCAACGGCAGTGTCGTCTACCTCTCTCCGAACGGAACCTATCACACCGACCCCTTCTTCTATGAGAACAAGACGACTGCGAAGGACGCAATCATCATCTGGGAGGTACACCAAGACCAGTTCCCTGAGATTCTTCCGAGCGTCGAACCTGTCACGACCGATGAAGTCCGGTCGGACCTCGACGACTGGAAGTCGAACGAGTCGTCTGGTTCTTCCGGCGTCGACTCGCCAGATTGGAACTGGGACCACGACAACGACTCAGTAGACAAAACCGACCCATCCGAGAAACAGACAACCTATTCAGTTCGAGGCACGGTCACGAACAGTGAAGGCGACGCGGTCGAAGGCGCGACTGTCCACCTCCATAGCAATCTTCGAACAACGACGACCGGCCCGAATGGGTCGTACACGTTCCAGAACGTCACGCCGGGCAATCACACGCTCTACGTGGACCCGCCAGCGAACACGTCGCTCGCCGCGACCGAGCCGGTCAACCTCACGATGACCGAATCGGGAGACCTCCGAGTTCACGGGTCGCCAGACCACGTTTCGTTCTTTGCGGCAACTGACGGGACCGTCTCAGGGAATTCGCTCCACCTTCGGACTCGCCCCGAACAGCCGATTTCAGTTCGTGGGAAGGGTTCGGCAATGCAGACAGTCCTTCAATTCGCTCAGCCGTTGAACGCCGATAACACCACGGTCTCGCTTACCGGCCTTTACACAGAAAGCCAGCAGACAAGAACCGTTGAAGGAACGGAGGCAAACACGACCATCTCGATTACCGGCAATCAACAGCCATCTGACCCGACGCTTTTTCTTTCCGGTCGCACGAACTCGCGCCAATTCTCGGCAACGGGAACTTACACTGGGACGGACCCGACCGTGACGTTTCATGGGAACCAACAACCGGCGAACGTGTCGGTTCGTCTGAGCGGGAGTAGTTCGGGTTCGTCCGAGCGAGACCAGTTCCAGACCAATCATAGTTCCGCTGGGGATTCAGTGTACGAGTCGGTCAGTGTTGGAGGGAATCTCCGTCCAACGAACCAGCAGGCCACGATATCTGCAAAGAGGTGGTTCGCCCCAGAGACGGGAAAATATCGGAGCAACATCCTCTGCGAACGAACCTACGATGATTGGATAGGGTCGTACACGTACAACCAAGAGGAGGAAGAAAAGCGGAAGAATGTCTGGACCGCAGATTCCGACGGGACATATCGAATCACGGTCGATTATAAATTTGAAGCCTATGTTGGTTACTGTGGCTTCTACACGTTCCGAGGTAATACCCGTGGAAAAATCACCGCTAATGGAGTGAAGTACTGGAGGTACACATGGAATTCCACCGAACGAGACTGCGAAGCTATGGTCGCTGGACAACGACCAGTACATGAACGACTCCCAGTATCAGAATTTCACCGGGAAAAACCGTACTGCGATGGAAGCCCTTCTGAATGGGACCGACTACATCTGGACAGCTCCACCCACACTTCCAAGCCAGTGGAATCGCCGTGA